A portion of the Phycodurus eques isolate BA_2022a chromosome 3, UOR_Pequ_1.1, whole genome shotgun sequence genome contains these proteins:
- the p2rx2 gene encoding P2X purinoceptor 2: protein MGLTACLEDYFLGFWDYETPKIMVVKNITLGVIYRGVQFIVITYFIWYVFISQKAYQESETRPESSVYTHMRGSAIRGDQILDTVEYVRPSEGGDVISTILRREVTYDQKQGTCAEYFGVANANCTRDSDCVQGEVDFNGHGRRTGRCIRYYNHTFKTCEIQTWCPIEAYAVQREPSLVVAINFTVFIRNFIHFPKFGVVRGNIKDASNRRNMHKYLNKCQYDEEKEPYCPNFRLGYIAHQARENFSELCRTGGVIGVFIDWNCDLDLDPSRCKPKYSFRRLDLRKDRANSGYYCRFAKYYQKDGIESRTLIKAYGIRLDVIVHGQAGKFSPIPTIISTVTALTSVGICTIICDWIMLTFIDKDEVYSESKFDEVIDEPTASIPPQLLYITNFSSYQSDLSDGVPL, encoded by the exons ATGGGACTCACTGCGTGTTTAGAAGACTATTTTCTTGGTTTCTGGGACTATGAAACCCCCAAAATCATGGTGGTTAAAAATATAACTCTTGGAGTCATATACAGAGGAGTTCAGTTTATTGTCATCACCTACTTCATCTG GTACGTCTTCATAAGTCAGAAAGCGTACCAAGAAAGTGAAACGCGTCCCGAGAGCTCGGTTTACACTCACATGAGAGGCTCAGCAATCCGTGGAGATCAAATCTTGGACACTGTGGAATACGTTCGACCCTCAGAG GGCGGGGATGTCATTAGTACGATATTGAGACGAGAAGTCACATATGACCAGAAGCAAGGAACCTGTGCTGAG TATTTTGGTGTTGCTAATGCCAACTGCACGAGAGACTCAGACTGTGTCCAAGGAGAGGTTGACTTCAACGGCCATG GCAGGAGGACCGGCAGATGTATTCGATACTACAACCACACCTTCAAAACCTGTGAGATCCAAACCTGGTGCCCTATTGAGGCGTATGCAGTCCAGAG GGAGCCCTCTTTGGTGGTGGCCATCAATTTCACAGTATTCATCAGAAACTTCATTCATTTCCCAAAGTTTGGAGTGGTGAG GGGTAATATAAAGGACGCTTCAAACAGGCGCAACATGCACAAATACCTGAACAAATGTCAATATGATGAGGAGAAGGAGCCCTACTGTCCAAACTTCCGACTCGGTTACATTGCACATCAAGCCCGGGAGAACTTCAGCGAGCTCTGCAGGACG GGAGGAGtgattggtgtttttattgacTGGAACTGTGACCTGGACCTGGACCCTTCACGCTGTAAGCCCAAATATTCCTTTAGGCGTCTTGACCTCAGAAAGGATCGAGCCAACTCTGGTTACTATTGCAG ATTTGCCAAGTACTACCAAAAGGATGGGATAGAGTCCCGGACACTTATCAAGGCCTATGGCATTCGTTTGGATGTGATTGTTCATGGACAA GCAGGTAAATTTAGCCCAATCCCAACAATCATCAGCACAGTGACCGCACTGACTTCAGTCGGAATT TGTACCATTATCTGTGACTGGATTATGCTGACATTTATTGACAAGGATGAAGTCTACAGCGAAAGCAAGTTTGATGAA GTTATTGATGAACCCACAGCATCCATTCCTCCACAACTACTTTACATCACTAACTTCAGCTCATACCAGTCAGACTTGTCGGATGGTGTGCCGCTGTGA
- the pes gene encoding pescadillo, whose protein sequence is MGGLQKKKFESGSATNYITRNKARKKLQLSLPDFRRLCILKGIYPHEPKHKKKVNKGSTAPRTFYLLKDIRFLLHEPIVGKFRAYKIFVRKLKKAYGKTEYTAVERLKENKPTYKLDHIVKERYPTFIDALRDVEDALCMCFLFSTFARTGKCHVQTIQLCRRLTVEWMNFVIASRALRKVFISIKGIYYQAEVMGQLITWLVPYQFSHDHPTDVDYRVMATFTEFYTTLFGFINFRLYHSLNLVYPPKFDSKAHQELKDKNEEDYALDAESYLEKLAALSASLARVVSAAEEEETQVDHFPVEEEDMGKMEESEKEQKKLEAHKKTFEGLKVFLNREVPRESLAFVIRCFGGEVSWDRSVCIGSTYDETDETITHQIVDRPSVATQYINRYYIQPQWVYDCVNAKLILPVADYFMGVTLPPHLSPFVEEKEGDYVPPEKLKIMALQRGEKPAQQKDEESEEDEEDEEEDEAEEESDEVEENNLKKMEDQRSQAKVKVTPGKLKVVNLADREEREKAEEKRLAIMMMKKKEKYLYDKIMFGKKRKVREANKLAAKRKAHDDIEKAKKKKARK, encoded by the exons ATGGGAGGCCTACAAAAGAAGAAG TTTGAGAGTGGCTCTGCCACAAACTATATCACCAGAAACAAAGCCCGTAAGAAATTGCAACTGAGCCTCCCGGATTTCAG ACGATTATGCATTCTGAAAGGCATTTACCCCCACGAGCCCAAGCACAAGAAGAAAGTCAACAAGGGCTCCACAGCCCCACGAACCTTTTACCTGCTCAAAGACATTCGCTTTCTTCTACATGAGCCAATCGTTGGCAAATTCAGAGCATACAAG ATATTTGTTCGCAAACTTAAGAAAGCTTATGGAAAAACAGAATATACTGCAGTGGAAAGGCTCAAGGAGAACAAGCCAACATATAAATTGGACCACATTGTCAAGGAAAG GTATCCCACGTTCATTGATGCTCTCCGGGATGTTGAAGATGCACTTTGTATGTGCTTCCTCTTCTCCACGTTTGCTCGAACGGGAAAATGCCACGTGCAAACCATACAGCTGTGTCGACGTCTCACTGTGGAGTGGATGAACTTCGTGATAGCCTCTCGTGCCCTTAGAAAG GTTTTCATCTCTATCAAGGGAATATATTACCAGGCTGAGGTGATGGGGCAGCTAATTACATGGCTGGTGCCGTATCAGTTTTCCCATGAT CACCCTACAGATGTTGACTACAGAGTGATGGCAACTTTCACAGAGTTCTACACAACTCTCTTCGGCTTTATTAACTTCCGACTCTACCATTCCCTTAATCTGGTTTACCCACCAAAG tttgacagtaaagCACACCAGGAACTCAAGGACAAAAATGAGGAGGACTATGCCTTGGATGCAGAAAGCTACTTGGAG AAACTCGCTGCCTTGAGTGCGAGTCTGGCCCGGGTGGTTTCTGCTGCAGAGGAAGAAGAAACCCAAGTCGACCATTTTCCTGTTGAGGag GAAGACATGGGAAAGATGGAAGAAAGCGAAAAGGAACAGAAGAAACTGGAAGCCCATAAAAAGACGTTTGAGGGCTTAAAGGTTTTCCTCAACAGAGAAGTACCCAGAGAGTCTCTGGCTTTTGTCATCAG GTGTTTTGGTGGCGAGGTGTCCTGGGACAGGTCCGTCTGCATTGGGAGCACATACGATGAGACTGATGAAACTATCACACATCAGATTGTTGACAGACCCAGTGTTGCCACGCAGTATATCAACAG GTACTACATCCAGCCCCAGTGGGTGTACGACTGTGTCAATGCCAAACTAATCCTTCCTGTGGCGGACTACTTCATGGGGGTCACTCTTCCGCCCCACCTGTCTCCGTTTGTGGAGGAGAAGGAGGGAGACTATGTTCCTCCAGAAAAACTGAAGATAATGGCATTGCAAAGGGGAGAGAAGCCTG CCCAGCAAAAAGATGAGGAGAgtgaagaggatgaggaggatgaagaagaggatgaaGCCGAGGAGGAAAGTGACGAAGTAGAAGAGAATAATCTCAAGAAGATGGAGGACCAACGATCCCAGGCCAAG GTCAAAGTGACTCCTGGCAAATTGAAAGTGGTCAATCTAGCAGACCGGGAGGAGCGGGAGAAAGCCGAGGAGAAGCGTCTGGCCATcatgatgatgaagaaaaaggagaagTACCTCTACGACAAGATAATGTTCGGAAAGAAGAGAAAAGTCCGAGAG GCTAACAAGCTCGCTGCGAAGAGGAAAGCGCATGACGACATTGAaaaggcaaagaagaaaaaggccCGAAAATGA
- the gal3st1a gene encoding galactosylceramide sulfotransferase: MAGKHGRHWRSMCKRLLLAVLLTSSIILLYCLSMPQVSLSVPEIPVPYSCAHRPSQLTTRPSSNGSRESTGGMCTPKVDIMFMKTHKAASSTFLNILFRFGEKHQLKFAFPDSRNDFFYPAFFQRSHVKDYKPGMCFNIICNHMRFNAAEVAKLLPLDTAYITILRDPAELFESSFHYYGRLVPFTWKIAGEDKLAEFLRDPHYYFDPEGFNTFYLRNLLFFDFGQDNTMELDDPRVDQGIRFITERFQLFLLAEYFEESLILLKDALCWEMDDLLFFKLNARKGSTVSKLTPNLRARALEWNALDWKLYQHLNQTFWRKVDAYGLRRMAEDVAELKRRNAEMAATCIEGGHAVDAGSIQESVMQPWQPIGEKSIMGYNLKKNIDKAHIKLCRKMLMPEIQYLSEFGVNLWVTKLWGHIRDIINW, from the exons ATGGCAGGAAAGCACGGGAGGCACTGGAGGTCCATGTGCAAACGTCTGCTTCTGGCTGTCCTGCTGACCAGCAGCATTATCCTCCTTTACTGCCTGTCCATGCCCCAAGTGTCCCTGAGCGTGCCTGA AATTCCCGTGCCTTACTCCTGCGCCCACCGCCCTTCCCAGCTGACCACCAGACCGAGCAGCAACGGCTCACGTGAAAGCACGGGGGGGATGTGCACCCCAAAAGTGGACATCATGTTCATGAAGACCCACAAGGCGGCAAGCAGCACCTTCCTCAACATCCTTTTCCGCTTCGGAGAGAAACATCAACTCAAGTTTGCGTTCCCTGACAGCAGGAACGACTTCTTCTATCCCGCCTTTTTCCAGCGCTCCCACGTTAAAGACTACAAACCTGGAATGTGCTTCAATATCATCTGTAATCACATGCGTTTCAATGCAGCCGAAGTGGCCAAGCTGCTCCCCCTCGATACCGCTTACATCACCATTCTCAGAGACCCCGCGGAGCTTTTTGAGTCCTCCTTCCACTACTATGGCCGGCTGGTGCCTTTCACCTGGAAGATAGCAGGAGAGGACAAGCTGGCTGAGTTCCTCCGTGACCCCCACTACTACTTTGACCCAGAGGGCTTTAACACGTTCTACCTCCGGAACCTGCTGTTCTTTGACTTTGGACAGGACAACACAATGGAGCTGGACGATCCGCGGGTTGACCAAGGAATCAGATTCATCACGGAGCGTTTTCAGCTGTTCCTTTTGGCCGAATATTTTGAAGAATCGCTCATCCTGCTGAAGGACGCTCTCTGCTGGGAGATGGATGACCTCCTCTTCTTCAAGCTCAATGCCCGCAAGGGGTCAACCGTATCTAAACTGACACCCAACCTGAGGGCCAGGGCCCTCGAGTGGAACGCTCTTGATTGGAAACTGTACCAGCACTTAAACCAAACCTTCTGGAGGAAAGTGGATGCGTACGGACTGCGCCGCATGGCGGAGGACGTGGCGGAGCTCAAAAGGAGGAACGCGGAGATGGCGGCCACCTGCATCGAGGGGGGTCACGCCGTGGATGCTGGCAGCATCCAGGAGAGCGTCATGCAGCCTTGGCAGCCCATCGGGGAGAAATCTATAATGGGATACAATCTGAAGAAGAACATTGACAAGGCTCACATTAAGTTGTGTCGTAAAATGTTGATGCCGGAGATTCAGTACTTGAGCGAGTTCGGGGTCAACTTGTGGGTCACCAAGTTGTGGGGCCACATTAGAGACATCATTAACTGGTGA
- the lztr1 gene encoding leucine-zipper-like transcriptional regulator 1 yields MSCKSTKVAPSVDFDHSCSDSVEYLTLNFGPFETVHRWRRLPPCDEFVGARRSKHTVVAYRDAIYVFGGDNGKNMLNDLLRFDVKDCSWCRAFTTGTPPAPRYHHSAVVYGSSMFVFGGYTGDIYSNSNLKNKNDLFEYKFATGQWTEWKVEGSLPVARSAHGATVYSDKLWIFAGYDGNARLNDMWTISLQDREHACWEEIEQSGEIPPSCCNFPVAVCRNKMFVFSGQSGAKITNNLFQFEFNGHMWTRIPTEHLLRGSPPPPQRRYGHTMVAFDRHLYVFGGAADNTLPNELHCYDVDSQSWEVIHPSLDSEMPSGRLFHAAAVIQDAMYIFGGTVDNNVRSGEMYRFQFSCYPKCTLHEDYGKLWENRQFCDVEFILGEREERVLGHIAIVTARCQWLRKKILQAQERQRQRTKQDSSEESEEGATGGAAHRPSGRQPMLEVSIREAEAQPFEVLMQFLYTDKIQYPRRGHVQDVLLIMDVYKLALSFKLSRLEQLCVQYIEASVDLQNVLSVCENANKLQLDQLKEHCLNFVVKESHFNQVIMTREFEHLSTPLIVEIVRRKQQPPPRLYSDQPVDIGTSLVQDMKAYLEGGGQEFCDIILLLDGHPRPAHKAILAARSSYFEAMFRSFMPEDGQVNISIGEMVPSKQAFESMLRYIYYGDVNMPPEDSLYLFAAPYYYGFSNNRLQAYCKQNLEMNVTVENVLQILEAADKTQALDMKKHCLHIIVHQFIKVSKLPNLRSLSQLLLLDIIESLATHISDKQCAEMGSDI; encoded by the exons ATGTCGTGTAAATCAACCAAAGTGGCCCCCAGTGTTGACTTTGACCACAGTTGTTCCGACAGCGTGGAATATCTGACACTTAATTTTGGTCCTTTCGAGACTGTTCACCGTTGGAGAAGACTGCCTCCATGTGATGAGTTTGTTGGAGCAAG GCGTAGCAAACACACTGTTGTGGCATATAGGGATGCTATCTACGTGTTTGGGGGAGACAATGG CAAGAACATGTTGAATGACTTGCTCCGCTTTGACGTGAAGGACTGCTCCTGGTGTCG GGCCTTCACCACGGGAACACCACCTGCTCCCCGCTATCACCATTCAGCTGTTGTCTACGGCAGcagcatgtttgtttttg GGGGCTATACAGGAGACATATACTCCAACTCaaaccttaaaaataaaaatgatcttTTTGAGTACAAGTTTGCAACAGGACAGTGGACGGAATGGAAAGTGGAGGGGAG CTTGCCAGTGGCTCGCTCTGCTCACGGAGCGACAGTTTACAGTGATAAGTTGTGGATCTTTGCGGGTTATGATGGGAATGCCAG GTTGAATGATATGTGGACCATCAGTCTCCAGGACAGAGAACATGCATGTTGGGAAGAG ATCGAACAGAGCGGTGAGATTCCTCCATCTTGCTGCAACTTCCCCGTAGCCGTATGCAGGAACAAGATGTTTGTGTTTTCGGGTCAGAGTGGAGCCAAGATTACCAACAACCTCTTCCAGTTTGAGTTCAATGGCCACAT GTGGACACGCATACCCACTGAACATTTACTCAGAGGCTCTCCGCCACCTCCACAGCGGCGTTACGGCCACACAATGGTCGCCTTCGATCGCCACCTGTATGTGTTTGGCGGTGCTGCTGATAACACTCTGCCCAACGAGCTGCACTGCTATGATGTAGACTCTCAGAGCTGGGAGGTGATCCACCCCAGCCTGGACAGTGAG ATGCCCAGCGGGAGGCTCTTCCATGCAGCGGCTGTAATTCAAGACGCGATGTACATTTTTGGAGGGACTGTGGACAACAATGTTCGCAGCGGGGAGATGTACAGGTTTCAG TTTTCCTGCTATCCAAAGTGTACTCTCCATGAAGACTACGGTAAATTGTGGGAGAACCGTCAGTTCTGTGATGTGGAATTTATTCTGGGAGAG CGGGAAGAACGAGTTCTGGGACATATCGCCATCGTGACCGCAAGATGCCAGTGGctgcgcaagaaaatcctgcAGGCTCAGGAAAGACAGCGACAG AGGACCAAACAGGACAGCAGTGAGGAGAGTGAGGAAGGCGCCACTGGTGGAGCGGCTCACAGGCCGTCGGGCAGACAGCCAATGCTGGAGGTATCCATCAGGGAAGCAGAAGCCCAGCCTTTTGAAGTCTTGATGCAGTTTCTCTACACGGACAAGATCCAATACCCACGCAGAG GTCATGTTCAGGATGTTCTCCTAATCATGGATGTTTACAAACTGGCCTTGAGTTTTAAGCTCTCCCGCTTGGAGCAGCTGTGTGTTCAGTACATCGAGGCTTCTGTCGACCTGCAGAACGTTCtcagtgtgtgtgaaaatgCCAACAAGCTCCAACTCGACCAGCTGAAG GAGCATTGCCTGAATTTTGTGGTGAAGGAATCCCACTTCAACCAGGTGATCATGACGAGGGAGTTCGAACATCTGTCCACGCCGCTGATCGTGGAGATAGTCCGCCGAAAGCAGCAGCCGCCTCCCAGGTTGTACTCAGACCAGCCTGTGGACATCGGCACCTCCCTGGTGCAGGACATGAAGGCTTACCTGGAGGGAGGAGGCCAAGAGTTCTGTGACATCATTCTGCTGTTGGACGGACACCCAAGACCTGCTCATAAAGCCATACTGGCGGCTCGGTCCAG TTATTTTGAGGCCATGTTCCGCTCCTTCATGCCAGAGGATGGCCAGGTAAATATCTCCATCGGAGAGATGGTTCCCAGTAAGCAGGCATTCGAGTCCATGCTGCGCTACATCTACTATGGAGATGTCAACATGCCTCCGGAGGATTCTCT TTATCTGTTTGCGGCACCGTATTATTATGGCTTTTCAAATAACAGGCTGCAGGCTTACTGCAAGCAGAACCTGGAGATGAATGTCACCGTGGAGAATGTCTTGCAG ATTCTGGAGGCGGCTGATAAGACGCAAGCTCTGGACATGAAGAAGCACTGCCTCCACATAATTGTCCACCAATTCATCAAG GTATCCAAGCTCCCCAACCTGCGATCCCTCAGCCAGTTGCTGCTATTGGACATCATTGAGTCTCTAGCGACACACATATCAGACAAGCAGTGTGCCGAGATGGGCTCCGACATTTAG